In Papaver somniferum cultivar HN1 chromosome 1, ASM357369v1, whole genome shotgun sequence, a genomic segment contains:
- the LOC113305565 gene encoding histone H1-like: protein MRYKKTLGVELKNCVANQKLIKVEASSFKLSDASKKEIKAVAAADEKTKSRKKPTNSSSSKPKSTTAVVPTTFKKSETTTAAPKKKKSAAPAKKVAATTPTKKAVLQTEEYASWYYC from the exons ATGAG atacaagaaaacgtTAGGTGTCGAATTGAAGAATTGTGTTGCTAATCAGAAATTGATTAAGGTTGAAGCTTCTTCTTTCAAGCTTTCCGATGCATCAAAGAAGGAGATAAAAGCTGTTGCTGCTGCCGATGAGAAGACCAAGAGCAGGAAGAAACCaacaaattcatcatcatcaaagcCCAAGTCTACTACTGCTGTTGTTCCAactaccttcaagaaatctgaaACTACTACTGCTGCacctaagaagaagaaaagtgctGCTCCTGCAAAGAAAGTTGCTGCTACTACTCCTACAAAGAAAGCTGTTCTGCAGACAGAGGAATATGCCTCTTGGTACTACTGTTAA
- the LOC113305503 gene encoding uncharacterized protein LOC113305503, translated as MASYLQDFQFGVGVSGGAEAILHAVNRYFNKHHMDASLTMLTVDFTNAFNLVDRTTMLLEVCKLCPSISPWVEYLYGQPARLYVGDYYIYPSTGVQQGDPLGPLLFALELHRLIENINEQCSLSLQAWYLDDGTIIGDTTEVAKALAVVQTQGPELGLILNIRKTEIFWPSCDDRRYGMFPVGISRPDNGVKLLGGAVSIDVEFVKELAIRRAEKAVDLMQVYPSSMILRAN; from the coding sequence ATGGCATCTTACTTACAAGATTTTCAGTTTGGGGTGGGTGTATCAGGAGGTGCTGAGGCGATCCTACACGCTGTGAACAGGTATTTTAATAAACATCATATGGATGCTAGCCTTACTATGTTAACCGTGGACTTCACCAATGCCTTTAATCTAGTTGACCGAACAACCATGCTCCTTGAGGTATGCAAGTTGTGTCCATCTATATCGCCATGGGTTGAATACTTGTATGGACAACCTGCAAGACTATATGTGGGAGATTATTATATTTATCCGTCTACAGGAGTGCAACAAGGAGACCCTCTAGGGCCATTGTTATTTGCTTTGGAGCTTCATCGGCTTATAGAAAATATAAATGAGCAGTGTTCACTATCATTACAGGCCTGGTATCTTGATGATGGTactattattggagacactacaGAAGTGGCAAAGGCGCTTGCAGTTGTTCAGACACAAGGACCTGAGCTGGGGCTTATATTGAATATTCGGAAAACCGAAATTTTCTGGCCTTCTTGTGATGACCGGAGATATGGGATGTTTCCTGTTGGAATCTCAAGGCCAGATAACGGGGTCAAACTATTGGGTGGTGCGGTCAGTATTGATGTTGAGTTTGTGAAAGAACTTGCCATTAGAAGAGCAGAGAAGGCAGTAGATTTAATGCAGGTTTATCCAAGCTCCATGATCCTCAGAGCGAATTGA